Genomic DNA from Gimesia aquarii:
CCAATGTGGCCCGCTGTAACCTTGATACGGGCATCCTTTTCTGTACCCGCTGACCTCACATCATATCCGTTAACACCGTCAAATATTTGCTCCGCTGTCAGGCTTCTCCATTTATTCTTGCTGCAAACGAAAAGGAGTTTTGTCGGTTGGGAATCGTTATTGGGCATTCTGAAATACCTCAATGAACGTCTCTGAATCCTGTGCCCCAGCCAATGTCAATTTCTGATCGACAATGAAGAACGGGACGCTATTGACTTCATACTGTTGAGACATTTCTCTGGATTTTGCGATGGCATCCAGTCCATCTTCGCCTTCCAACACGGTTTCCGCTGCCTGTCGATCCAGACCTGCTTCAGCCACCATCCTAATAAGTGTCTGGCGATTACCAATATCCTGACCTTCCGTAAAATAAGCTCGGAACAGTGCCTCAACGACAGCATCTTGACAGCCACTCTGATCGGCAAGCCAAATGAGCCGATGGGCATCAACAGTATTAGGTGTTCGTTCAATCTTATCAAAGGCGAAATGAATTCCTTCAGATTCACCAACAGTAACGACATTGGCATCTAACTCCATTGACCGTTCCCAGCTTCCAAATTTTCTGGTGCGATATTCTTTTCGGCTGATTCCATACTTTGGCATCGTGGGGTTTAATTGGAACGGATGCCATCGAATATGAATGTCATGCTCGTCATTCAGGTCAGTAATGGCCTTCTCAAGTCGCCGTTTGCCGATGAAGCACCACGGACAGATCACATCTGAGATCACGTCAACGGACAGTTTCATTTTGGTTCACTCAATTTCTGTAGAACTCGATCCAGAATTTCTTGGGCAACTGTAACTGAAAATAACCGTTTTTAAGAGTAATAGCTACTGGCAATCATTCTCCGATACTGAAGTGTTTTCGCAATTTTTCCAATGCTTCTTCTGGCATTTCATGACCCTTGTACATCCAACCATGAAACGTCGGTAGATCGACATCTGCAATCTGTATCAATTCTTCATTCGTCAGCGGTCCTAATTTCTCTCTGTCAACGCCAATTTCCTTCAAGAGCAATCTGAACGGATTGGGTCGCTCCTGTTCAGATTCAGGCTCGGCCCTATTTGGTCGTCGCTTCTTGGCTTGTACATTCTTCTGTTTCTCTACTGTCTCTGATTGCGTGGGCATAGCAGCCTTTTGTTCTACCACTTTCTTTTGTTTTGCTTTTCGAGTTATCTTTGGTTGCTTCGTAATTATACTTTTCTTTTTCTTGGAAACCTGCTGTTTTGTCTGCGGTGTTTCTGTTGATTCGGCCTCTCGCAGCCAATCCTTAACAGTCTCCACCCTGTAGCGAACTGACTGACCAATTCGAACACACGGTATCGCACCCTCAGTAGTCATTTTGTGGAGATGTCGCTCTGAGATTGCTAGACGTTCCGCTACTTCCTTTGCTCGCAACAGTAAACGATCATCTGAACCAGAACCTTGCTCAGAGTTCATATGATTTATGAATTGTCTTCTGCTTTGTAATTCATCGACCACTTCTTGCACTACAAGTTTTAATAATACACGGAAGGCACTTTCAAGATCACTGGACATGACAGTCTCCTTGTTGAATGGTGTGTTTAGTATCTCACTATTTAAGCAAGGAGACTGTGTTTCAAGAAACATCAGAATGGTTGTGTGTTTAACTGGTGCCCTCACCGTCACGAGATCCGTTTTCGAGAATCGACTTTGGGTACGGTGTTCTGTGAAAACATTTCATGTTGCGATTTTACGTCAAATGCTGAACCTATTCATCGATTTCACCAGCTTTGGCATGACTTCATTCAGAACATGTTCCGTCGAATTCCTTGTCGTCGCCCTCCTGCGACTCGGGCCAGCTTCCGGTCCACACAGTCAAGAGTGGGTCGTGGTCCTCGCAATCACAAGTGATTTTCTGTTTTCCGCAGACGGAGCAGCGTTCGACATCGCAATTGTAAAAATGTTGCCGTCCAACAGCCACTCCACAGTCTGGGCAGTTATTTTGATTTGTCATTTCTCAATTCCTTTCGAGTTCAATCCAAAAATTGTATTGTCGGGACATAGAACACTTTAGCTATGTCCCCGTGCAGCTATACAGAAACCGTTTGTACGTCGGCTCCCAGCGATTCGGCTATGTCCAAAATGAGACCTACAACTTCGCAAGTTCGATCCAACATCTCAACATGACTACATCCTTGTGTGAAACTGCGCAGCGTCCCAAGCAATTGTGATAATGGGACCATGCCAGCACAGTACATGGGGCTGGCAGGCGGCTCGCCTTGCTTCCGAACAAGGTAAGCAGACGCTAATAGCGGAGCGTCCAGTAAAGAGGATGTAGCTTTGCAGTAGTCAAAGTATCTTTTGCTTGTGCGGACTAAATGTTAGCAGATTTATTCTTTTACGTCAAAAACTTTTTCAACCTTCCAAAAATAGTTGACCCGACACTCATATATACAGAAGGCCCAACAATCGATGGACGGAATTATGACACACGAAGAATTTGATCTGATAGTAAAGAGCTTTGGTAAGGAACGAATTGCTGCAGCCTTGCCACAGAAAGAAGTATGTCAAGTGCTCGGGCTGGTGTGCCTCAGAGACCTGACAGATGACCTTGGTGTCAGCTATGACAAGTTCCGGCGATATATGGAAGCAGGTAAGATTCCGTTTCCTGAAGTACGGTTATTGCGGCGGACGTATTACACGACGCAAGAGGCTGATGCGATCAAGACGAAGTTAAAACAAGCCAAAAGCAAAAAGTCTTGTCAGTAAATCGAAAAAGAAGATAATAGGCCAACATAAAAAAACGAGCCACCCACATGAAATAGGCGGCTCGAAAGGACACGTACATGACCATGCACGCATTACATAGTTATCGCAGCTACGACGAATTTTCTGAACTCGTCGATGGACTTTTTTCCGACAATTCAGCATCAGATGCAATAGTTCCAACTTTCGGTCCAAAAATCGAAAGCATGGAAGCAAACCTTAGATGTAGGGAATATGTAAAAACTTTTGGACCAAAAGTTCGAACTACCCAATCATCTAAGGTTTCAAATGGACGTAAGAAAGAGCGATCCATTTACACATGGCTTCGGAATCGCACTTCAGGGCTGGATTACGGCAAGGAAATCGCTGGCCGAAAGGGAAAGCATCCCATTCACATCAACAAGAATGAAGAGGTGCTGGCGTTCTTTGATGATCTGAGAAAAGGTCGCCGAACATGGCTGGAAAAGATCACAAACCAAGACTTCATAGATCATCAACAGAAGAAAGAGACGTTTTACTTTGCGGGCGATTCAAAGTCAAAGAATGACGAGACACTTGCACTCATCGACATTGACTGCAAGAAATTCGGCACTTTAGAGGGTGCAATGTCATTCGCCAAGTTTCTTAAAGAACACCATTTCCCGAATCTGTACATCGAAGTTTCCACTCACGGAAATGGAGCACATGGATATTTTGTGCTGGAGAAGTACGATTACGGTGCGACCTTCATTAACAATCTTTTACTTCAACGGCTCCAGCCATGGTTACGGAAAATTTTGGCTGAACAGGACTTTGACGTTGAAAACGTGGAAATCAAAGGGACATTGCCGGTGGTGGAATGGGGCGATGAAAAATACGAAGTGTTGACGTACAAATCCGGGACGCTAGCCAAGTTGCCACGGATCGAGACGCCAGAACGGGAGGAGCAACTCCGCAATACAACAATTGTTACAGTCAACGATCTCCAGCAATTGCCGGTCATCGAAGAGCCCAAAGTTAATAAGTCTGCGAAAACCAGAAATACAGCGACACCACACGTTGGCTCGATTTCCGGGAAGCATATCAGTCAGGATGAATTGGGGCACCTCAATGGTCATTACCGGCAGGTAGCTGAATCCTTACTAGAAGTTCATGCTCTGAAAACCTCGGGCAAGACTGTCGCCACAATTGAAGATGTGGCAATCTTTTTGATGTTGCTAAAGTTTTTTACGGAAAATATGAACACTGACGGTTCACTGCCGGTAAATCGGTGGTCGGAAATGTGGAAGTCGGTGTTTGTATTGGGTGATATTAACCGTGCCTTTTGTCCTCAACGGTTCAAGACAATCCGAGATCATCTGTCTGGGTTAGGGCTGCTGGACTGGGAGGACGAAACTTACCGTATCGGCTGGACAGACGAAGACGGCAAATACCATAAGGGCAAAGCCTGTAAATGGCGGGCCAGTAAGGAATTCATGGTGAAGCTGGAAATACCTGTGGTGGCAATTGTTAAGAAGAAGGAAGAAGGAGGAACATCCTTTATACGAACTACA
This window encodes:
- a CDS encoding helix-turn-helix domain-containing protein; its protein translation is MSSDLESAFRVLLKLVVQEVVDELQSRRQFINHMNSEQGSGSDDRLLLRAKEVAERLAISERHLHKMTTEGAIPCVRIGQSVRYRVETVKDWLREAESTETPQTKQQVSKKKKSIITKQPKITRKAKQKKVVEQKAAMPTQSETVEKQKNVQAKKRRPNRAEPESEQERPNPFRLLLKEIGVDREKLGPLTNEELIQIADVDLPTFHGWMYKGHEMPEEALEKLRKHFSIGE
- a CDS encoding DsbA family oxidoreductase, with amino-acid sequence MKLSVDVISDVICPWCFIGKRRLEKAITDLNDEHDIHIRWHPFQLNPTMPKYGISRKEYRTRKFGSWERSMELDANVVTVGESEGIHFAFDKIERTPNTVDAHRLIWLADQSGCQDAVVEALFRAYFTEGQDIGNRQTLIRMVAEAGLDRQAAETVLEGEDGLDAIAKSREMSQQYEVNSVPFFIVDQKLTLAGAQDSETFIEVFQNAQ